The sequence tttCCTTTTTTAcatgcttcacacacaaatggaacACCAGATTTCAAGTTAGGCATACCTCCAACAACATCTAACTTACTTAAGTTCTTTAGagtcttgaaatttgcatgacccaatttttgatgccatagGTCAAATTCTGTCACTTTTGTGTATatacaagccatctcttctccaagttgataaTATTAGATGACCTTGTACCTGTCATGCCACACAAATTAGAATCATCAAAaacttttcataattttttatcaaattacacatgcaaattatcatcaaaaagttggcttatgcttattaaATTTGCGGTTAGTCCTTCAACATAAAGCACATTGTGAAGCTTAGGCAAACCAAAAAAATTCAGTGTTCCTTTCCCCACAATGTTTCTTTTGAACCtcctccataggttacttttccatTTTTTTGTTCAACATAATCAGTGAGAAACTTCTTGGAACCTGTCATATGTTGTGAGCTAcaactatcaaagtaccaagcacctgaaacattagttctcaaagcagtataaatcatataatagtgaatatcagcttttggtacccaaacctttcttaCAGTAGATCTGTTTCTGGAGATGTTGTGTGagggtgttgacaacaccttaggcaacaccttTGATGCAGATCTCTGTctgtagtcttcctgcagcttgaaatagtatggtttgatatgaccaggcCTATGACAAAAGTGACAAATGTACTTACGTTTACTTCTAGACATTGAAGGAGCAGTAGGCTGTGGATTTGGTTTTGGAAGAGCAATTGGTGAGGCCTTTTGGTTGAACTTTCAGTACAACTGTTTTCCTTAACAAACACAGGGCCTTTCGAACATTCACCCACTTCAATTTGCTATTTTTGAAACCTAAACCAGTAGTACCATCTCTTCCAATCATGAGCAGTGAGTCAAGCTTGGTTGTTCTTGAATTAAACATGGCCAACGTAGCTTTAGATTTAGCAAGTTTTTCCTTTACCTGACACAACTCCAAGTCCTTTTTACTCAGCATAACTTCAAGTCTAGAAACAGCAACctttaaattagttttttttttttgaaagaatagTGTTCAacttattcctttcaatccaaTCAACATAAAGTTCTTCATACATCTTCAGAGCTTCTTCCATAGACAATCTTCCATCACCTGCATCAGTAATACTCactttattagtagtagatgaATTAAAACAAACTGACCTTTTGGAGATGTTGCGACTAGGCatggcaacacctaaaggattgatttgaaaacacTTTTTGCTTTCTAGTAGCGCTGTAAAAACTGTATGACTTTCTTCATCTTCCTgtttttcatcttcttcagactcttcatcactcaaaGTCGTGTTCATTCCTTTTCTAAGTGTGTTAGAACACTCATTGGCATAGTGTACAAATCCTTGACATGCATGACACTGAAcagtgtccaacttctttgaACTAGGCTTTTTTTTCCCTTCCAACATCAGTTTAGGCTTAGGAGGATTAGTAAACTTCTTTGGTGACTGTTCTGTTCCAGTGATTTTCAAAGGCTTGTTGGAGAACATCGGAGCCTTAAGTTTTTGATCTGAATTCTTGACCTCCTTCATTCTTCTTAGATATTCATTGAACTTTTTGGTCATCAGTGAAATCGTATCCTCTCCAAGATCAGATTGAAGAACATTTTGACGAAATTGAACATACTCATTATATGATTCATCAGAAGTTTGCAAAGCAATTGCCTTCCTTTTATCCTTCTTTTGTGCAGTGTTATTCATCTCAAACACTTGAAGTATACTTATCAGTTCTATCAGCTTCATCTTCGAGATATCCTTGACTTCTTCAAGTGCCAAAATTTTACCATTGAATCTCTCAGGTAGTGATCGAAGGACTTTATTCCAAAGTCTTTTGTTTGCAATCGGTTCTCCAAGAGTGAATGCCTCAGTCACCAGCTCTCAAAGACGTTGATCATACTCAGAAATTGTTTCATCTTCACTCATGCAAAGATTCTCAAACTTTGAATTAAGTAACCTCATCCTTGTTCTCTTGAAACTTTCAGACCCTTCACAGTGCTCTTGTAGGGTATCCCATGCAATCTTGGCTACAACACAGTCAGTAATAAGGCCAAACATCCTCATGTCTACATTGGAAAATATGGCGTTGTTGGCCTTAGCATTAAAGCTAGAAAGTTGTGTCACCTCGGTTGTCCATGTGGTTTCTGGCTTAATGATGTAACCACCTTCCTTATCCACAATCTTTGGAGCAGTCCAACCGGTAAGTATGCTTTGCCATGCACGTTCATCCATAGCTATTATGGTTAATCTCATCCTTGTCTTCCACAGAGGATATTTCGTGCCATCAAGAACTGGAGGCTTTAAAAACGAATTTGCAGTATTagatgagtccatcttatttcctgtaataaaataaacaaaccaggatcaattcttagtgtatcaagaatatggctctgatgccacttgcaAGGGAATAGGGgctgcacataaacagttttaggtgttgtcacaaggtgctgACAACAccttcaataacaccttgagtaatatgcagcggaaaataattaaagcgtgaataaaataaacaagcaaccaaataaatagacttagattattaagcaagagtataaaatacttttgcagtgcctcagggcaaaactttcactagaaaataattcaaagagttttacaaaccttgaaactagtgattattgtaaaagaAATTTTCTCAtaacatgtgagaaaataaaccataaaaaataactcctaaaaaattctatatgaaatagaataaagaaaataGAGCAAGGAGTTGAAAATAATCTTGATTCCAAAACTCGTAGAGACGAAACACTCTTTGATCTTTGATCTACAAGTGTTCTTCAAAGCATCAAGTGATCACGATCGATACGAGCTTCAGAAGATCTTCGATTCTTCTCTCAATGTATGTACGTGAAGCTCTCACACAAATCTCTATGTTAGTCGTTCTCTCGGTCTCTCTATCGATCTCTTTCTTGTGCACGcctatattaatatatagacAATAATCCATCTTGTCTTGGTTTCCTTGTAATTGTGAGATTTCTCaagatttgatcatatcaaatctacttaaataagaaaaaatttgtTAGATATAAGATAAGCGAATATTATAATTAAGCATAATAATATCTCAAATCTACTAAACTaaggaaataaataactaaTGCAAAAGTTACTTCacgtccaagaaagacaaaagatattaaataaaatctttttaggCTTGAGGatttttatgaataaaatattcctttcaaaaattttcatcGCATTGTAAAGACTATAGTTGATTACGTAAAAGACTAGCTTTTGGATCTATACTATGAGACTTGTCATTTTCCGATCTTAATTGTTGAACGTCGACGTCAGTGTCTATATTTCTCAATCGTGGTATGTTGCTGAACCAATTGTACAACCGCATTTGCATGAGCATAGACCTCACACACAGTGTGGTTAAAAACCCAGACCTTGTATTAAACACTACGGGTTACTCTAGGTTAAGCGGATCCGAAGGGATCTTAGTATTAATTTAGTAAACATGTCCCgccatattatattatattatatatatacatattaataatctatttatattttattttattgaataatgCATAGCTTTGACTAATATAAGTTCATAATGTTTTATGATTGAAAAAACtttattatgatatgttttATATGAAAATGTGTGATTATGAGATCTGGTGATTGTTTGAatacaaattaataaattttaacttgtaataatattttttattcttaaatattaataatataatttggaaaataatttatgattatttattaatataagtTTTTATCGTGTAGTggctaaaattaaaaaattagccGCCATGTTGCCTTGTTGTTATACACAGGGGCGGTCCTGAGAAAAATATGGTCCGGGACGAAATTAAAAATATGACCCCCTTTCATTAataatgtgtgtgtatatatatatatatatacatatatacatatttaatattaaaaaacatTCGAATTAGAAAGAATTTTTCCCTACGTTTtccaaaataaattattcaacaaccaaagttatttaaaattcactcttattgcattttttaaaacaaagtcGTCATTTTTTGACATTTTATGATGAATATTTGTGCAATAATGGAACTATTTAactaaattcataaaaaaattaaaatagtacTAAATAATGAAGTCAAATACGAACAaacaatatacatatatataggagagatataataaattaatgtaatattaattaataaaataatgatgcatTAATCCATtagtaaatgaaaaaaaatgaaaagaaaaattcTATCTTTTGTAAAATTACTCAATTTTCGTAACATGCAATCTGAGTAATCAATAtggttaaattaaataataagtaAGAAAAACTTGACGGTATGTCTACGGTCTACCTATGATGCAACATATGTATGCTATAAATTTACGTGCATGGATTAAATTGGTTAAAGGGACACATGAGAAAATGAGATAAAAGTTGAACATAGTTAGTGAACCATTTAATTCATTAAGAGCAAAAATTTTGCCATAAAAATCTATTcacgatttatttattttgttataacactatttattaattaaatttatttggatattaatttaaatactaattttttaaaaataatcgaGGGCCCTTGGTGATAGTCCATGAAGTTCTTGTTTCGTGTTCTATAACTCAAGTCCgttatcttattttatttaattattcctTGTCGGGCAACCTGATTGcagagaaaaaataatattttatattttattattactgaaagtattatttttttgaatatattagtttttttttaccaaaagtATTACTCATTTCGctgaaaatattagttttttttgtcaaaaatattacttgaaaatatataattatttcaagtgaaaattaataattgtttagccaaaagtattaatttttatgttaaaattattacttgaaaatatatgttatttcacatgaaaatattaattttttggcCTATAATAGTATCTGTTTTtctgtcaaaagtattactgttttgattaaaaataacacatgagaatatatggagaaatattaatttgtattatatgattatgaaaaatatcactttttttaaaaaaagtattacttatttagctaaaacttaaaaatatttcatggacgtaataattttgacataaaaaataacacttttattagaaaaaaactaatatttttgacacAATTAATATCTTTGAagacaaaatcatatatttcaaaataatatttttgacataaaaacaatacttttgcattgaaaattaatatttttcaagtaaaaaaactaatacttttgacata comes from Henckelia pumila isolate YLH828 chromosome 4, ASM3356847v2, whole genome shotgun sequence and encodes:
- the LOC140861085 gene encoding uncharacterized protein, which codes for MDSSNTANSFLKPPVLDGTKYPLWKTRMRLTIIAMDERAWQSILTGWTAPKIVDKEGGYIIKPETTWTTEVTQLSSFNAKANNAIFSNVDMRMFGLITDCVVAKIAWDTLQEHCEGSESFKRTRMRLLNSKFENLCMSEDETISEYDQRL